In Catharus ustulatus isolate bCatUst1 chromosome 28, bCatUst1.pri.v2, whole genome shotgun sequence, one DNA window encodes the following:
- the C2CD2L gene encoding phospholipid transfer protein C2CD2L isoform X2 codes for MGPDLGWAALVLLFAASLLTVAAWLLQYWRSTALRALRRRGAAVEEAGARALLAALLALRSLREQWQRAWVRALNSQARRHGSSVQITFEQGPQLPQAANINCVTCKGQSDHSMVLCCHLSAEAVKFPVSVTQQSPVAVSVDTYHVTLAVLQAQVEILLEEIQNEGLLVSWSFKDRPDLDVLVLPRLELPEDEGRADLSTIKDLIEDTIVSTKPAMMVNLMACTTGASAVPSNKLTRESLSGVGAAPLGSKLLLRNLRVLNLGCQGKGGVGEIRCVAELDSPPQQKWTRPMTGSSVGAAGEMEWNDEFFLELGPRSKELKLQVLGSSDGGGNVLLAHATLLIDSLGKQPSGRQVCSLAPGAGQSLTAEAAITLELLFQESPASLNALHATSLRTSITPTKKVEMDRTIMPDGTIVTTVTTIQSRPKADCKLDSPSRSPSKVEVTEKKTTVLLETGCPHSHLPSSSRDSHMPNGLDPVAETAIRQLTETNNKTTKKTPTKRSTLIISGVSKVPIAQDEMALSLGYASSLEATAYGDSEAESTADQMHDFTKLSRPLEAFPLGQRDCQELDETTRSDISERPSVEDVESETGSTGALETRSLKDHKVSFLRSGTKLIFRRRSKQKEVGLSQSHDDLSNVTANSTTRKKTGSFSHRLIKRFSFKSKSKPKGSDSTSACEN; via the exons ATGGGGCCGGACCTGGGCTGGGCCGCGCTGGTGCTGCTCTTCGCCGCCTCGCTGCTCACCGTGGCGGCCTGGCTGCTTCAGTACTGGCGGTCCACGGCCCTGCGAGCGCTACGGCGTCGCGGAGCAGCGGTGGAGGAGGCCGGGGCCCGAGCGCTGCTCGCGGCACTTCTCGCCCTCAGGTCCCTACGGGAGCAGTGGCAGCGAGCTTGGGTGCGAGCTCTCAACAGCCAGGCGCGCCGGCACGGG agTTCAGTGCAGATCACGTTTGAACAGGGTCCTCAGTTACCGCAAGCTGCAAATATAAATTGTGTGACATGCAAGGGACAGTCAGACCACAGCATG gtGCTATGCTGCCATCTGTCAGCTGAAGCTGTGAAATTCCCTGTCTCTGTTACTCAGCAGTCCCCAGTTGCTGTTTCTGTGGACACGTATCATGTCActttggctgtgctgcaggctcag GTGGAGATCCTCTTGGAGGAGATACAGAATGAGGGTCTCCTGGTGTCATGGTCGTTCAAAGACAGACCAGACTTGGATGTTTTGGTTCTGCCGCGACTTGAGCTTCCTGAG GATGAAGGGAGAGCGGACCTGTCCACTATAAAGGATCTGATCGAGGATACCATTGTCAGCACGAAGCCAGCCATGATGGTGAATTTGATGGCCTGCACTACTGGAGCCAGTGCG GTACCCAGCAATAAGTTGACTCGAGAGTCCCTATCTGGAGTAGGAGCAGCCCCTCTGGGTTCTAAGCTGTTGCTCCGAAATCTTCGAGTGCTGAACTTGGGCTGCCAGGGGAAGGGAG GCGTTGGGGAGATACGCTGCGTGGCAGAGCTAGACAGCCCCCCGCAGCAGAAGTGGACAAGGCCAATGACAGGTAGCAGTGTCGGTGCTGCAGGAGAGATGGAGTGGAATGACGAGTTCTTTCT GGAGTTGGGACCTAGAAGCAAAGAGCTGAAACTAcaggtgctggggagcagcGATGGAGGGGGAA atgtgctgctggcacatgCCACACTTTTGATAGATTCTTTGGGCAAACAGCCATCTGGGAGACAGGTCTGCTCACTGGCCCCAGGAGCTGGACAGTCACTGACAGCTGAAGCTGCCATTACATTGGAG CTGCTGTTCCAGGAGTCTCCTGCATCTTTGAATGCTCTGCACGCCACATCTCTGCGAACCAGCATTACCCCCACTAAGAAGGTGGAGATGGACCGGACCATCATGCCCGATGGCACCATTGTGACTACTGTCACCACAATTCAGTCCCGGCCCAAGGCAGACTGCAAACTGG ATTCACCATCGAGGTCGCCTTCCAAAGTGGAAGTGACTGAAAAGAAGACAACAGTGCTCTTGGAGACTGGGTGTCCTCACAGCCACTTGCCCAGCAGTAGCC GGGATAGCCATATGCCTAATGGCTTGGATCCGGTGGCCGAGACAGCAATCAGGCAGCTAACTGAGACGAATAACAAGACCACCAAGAAGACACCAACAAAACGTAGTACACTGATCATCTCAGGAGTGTCCAAG GTACCTATTGCTCAAGATGAAATGGCACTTTCTCTGGGTTATGCTTCATCCCTGGAGGCCACAGCGTATGGGGACTCTGAGGCAGAGAGTACAGCTGACCAGATGCACGATTTTACCAAATTGTCGCGGCCACTGGAAGCATTCCCATTGGGACAAAGGGACTGTCAGGAGCTGGATGAGACAACGCGATCAGACATCTCTGAAAGACCGTCTGTGGAAGATGTTGAGTCTGAAACTGGCTCCACGGGAGCCCTTGAGACGAGGAGCTTGAAAGATCACAAAG TTAGCTTTCTTCGGAGCGGTACCAAGCTCATCTTCCGGAGAAGGAGCAAACAGAAGGAAGTGGGCCTGAGCCAGTCACACGATGACTTGTCCAATGTCACTGCCAACTCcaccaccagaaaaaaaactggTAGCTTCTCTCACCGCCTCATCAAACGCTTCTCCTTCAAGTCTAAATCCAAACCCAAAGGTAGTGACAGCACATCAGCTTGTGAGAACTGA
- the C2CD2L gene encoding phospholipid transfer protein C2CD2L isoform X5, giving the protein MFPQQSLRSFLSSVQITFEQGPQLPQAANINCVTCKGQSDHSMVLCCHLSAEAVKFPVSVTQQSPVAVSVDTYHVTLAVLQAQVEILLEEIQNEGLLVSWSFKDRPDLDVLVLPRLELPEKDEGRADLSTIKDLIEDTIVSTKPAMMVNLMACTTGASAVPSNKLTRESLSGVGAAPLGSKLLLRNLRVLNLGCQGKGGVGEIRCVAELDSPPQQKWTRPMTGSSVGAAGEMEWNDEFFLELGPRSKELKLQVLGSSDGGGNVLLAHATLLIDSLGKQPSGRQVCSLAPGAGQSLTAEAAITLELLFQESPASLNALHATSLRTSITPTKKVEMDRTIMPDGTIVTTVTTIQSRPKADCKLDSPSRSPSKVEVTEKKTTVLLETGCPHSHLPSSSRDSHMPNGLDPVAETAIRQLTETNNKTTKKTPTKRSTLIISGVSKVPIAQDEMALSLGYASSLEATAYGDSEAESTADQMHDFTKLSRPLEAFPLGQRDCQELDETTRSDISERPSVEDVESETGSTGALETRSLKDHKVSFLRSGTKLIFRRRSKQKEVGLSQSHDDLSNVTANSTTRKKTGSFSHRLIKRFSFKSKSKPKGSDSTSACEN; this is encoded by the exons ATGTTTCCACAGCAATCTCTTCGAAGTTTTctg agTTCAGTGCAGATCACGTTTGAACAGGGTCCTCAGTTACCGCAAGCTGCAAATATAAATTGTGTGACATGCAAGGGACAGTCAGACCACAGCATG gtGCTATGCTGCCATCTGTCAGCTGAAGCTGTGAAATTCCCTGTCTCTGTTACTCAGCAGTCCCCAGTTGCTGTTTCTGTGGACACGTATCATGTCActttggctgtgctgcaggctcag GTGGAGATCCTCTTGGAGGAGATACAGAATGAGGGTCTCCTGGTGTCATGGTCGTTCAAAGACAGACCAGACTTGGATGTTTTGGTTCTGCCGCGACTTGAGCTTCCTGAG AAGGATGAAGGGAGAGCGGACCTGTCCACTATAAAGGATCTGATCGAGGATACCATTGTCAGCACGAAGCCAGCCATGATGGTGAATTTGATGGCCTGCACTACTGGAGCCAGTGCG GTACCCAGCAATAAGTTGACTCGAGAGTCCCTATCTGGAGTAGGAGCAGCCCCTCTGGGTTCTAAGCTGTTGCTCCGAAATCTTCGAGTGCTGAACTTGGGCTGCCAGGGGAAGGGAG GCGTTGGGGAGATACGCTGCGTGGCAGAGCTAGACAGCCCCCCGCAGCAGAAGTGGACAAGGCCAATGACAGGTAGCAGTGTCGGTGCTGCAGGAGAGATGGAGTGGAATGACGAGTTCTTTCT GGAGTTGGGACCTAGAAGCAAAGAGCTGAAACTAcaggtgctggggagcagcGATGGAGGGGGAA atgtgctgctggcacatgCCACACTTTTGATAGATTCTTTGGGCAAACAGCCATCTGGGAGACAGGTCTGCTCACTGGCCCCAGGAGCTGGACAGTCACTGACAGCTGAAGCTGCCATTACATTGGAG CTGCTGTTCCAGGAGTCTCCTGCATCTTTGAATGCTCTGCACGCCACATCTCTGCGAACCAGCATTACCCCCACTAAGAAGGTGGAGATGGACCGGACCATCATGCCCGATGGCACCATTGTGACTACTGTCACCACAATTCAGTCCCGGCCCAAGGCAGACTGCAAACTGG ATTCACCATCGAGGTCGCCTTCCAAAGTGGAAGTGACTGAAAAGAAGACAACAGTGCTCTTGGAGACTGGGTGTCCTCACAGCCACTTGCCCAGCAGTAGCC GGGATAGCCATATGCCTAATGGCTTGGATCCGGTGGCCGAGACAGCAATCAGGCAGCTAACTGAGACGAATAACAAGACCACCAAGAAGACACCAACAAAACGTAGTACACTGATCATCTCAGGAGTGTCCAAG GTACCTATTGCTCAAGATGAAATGGCACTTTCTCTGGGTTATGCTTCATCCCTGGAGGCCACAGCGTATGGGGACTCTGAGGCAGAGAGTACAGCTGACCAGATGCACGATTTTACCAAATTGTCGCGGCCACTGGAAGCATTCCCATTGGGACAAAGGGACTGTCAGGAGCTGGATGAGACAACGCGATCAGACATCTCTGAAAGACCGTCTGTGGAAGATGTTGAGTCTGAAACTGGCTCCACGGGAGCCCTTGAGACGAGGAGCTTGAAAGATCACAAAG TTAGCTTTCTTCGGAGCGGTACCAAGCTCATCTTCCGGAGAAGGAGCAAACAGAAGGAAGTGGGCCTGAGCCAGTCACACGATGACTTGTCCAATGTCACTGCCAACTCcaccaccagaaaaaaaactggTAGCTTCTCTCACCGCCTCATCAAACGCTTCTCCTTCAAGTCTAAATCCAAACCCAAAGGTAGTGACAGCACATCAGCTTGTGAGAACTGA
- the C2CD2L gene encoding phospholipid transfer protein C2CD2L isoform X1 → MGPDLGWAALVLLFAASLLTVAAWLLQYWRSTALRALRRRGAAVEEAGARALLAALLALRSLREQWQRAWVRALNSQARRHGSSVQITFEQGPQLPQAANINCVTCKGQSDHSMVLCCHLSAEAVKFPVSVTQQSPVAVSVDTYHVTLAVLQAQVEILLEEIQNEGLLVSWSFKDRPDLDVLVLPRLELPEKDEGRADLSTIKDLIEDTIVSTKPAMMVNLMACTTGASAVPSNKLTRESLSGVGAAPLGSKLLLRNLRVLNLGCQGKGGVGEIRCVAELDSPPQQKWTRPMTGSSVGAAGEMEWNDEFFLELGPRSKELKLQVLGSSDGGGNVLLAHATLLIDSLGKQPSGRQVCSLAPGAGQSLTAEAAITLELLFQESPASLNALHATSLRTSITPTKKVEMDRTIMPDGTIVTTVTTIQSRPKADCKLDSPSRSPSKVEVTEKKTTVLLETGCPHSHLPSSSRDSHMPNGLDPVAETAIRQLTETNNKTTKKTPTKRSTLIISGVSKVPIAQDEMALSLGYASSLEATAYGDSEAESTADQMHDFTKLSRPLEAFPLGQRDCQELDETTRSDISERPSVEDVESETGSTGALETRSLKDHKVSFLRSGTKLIFRRRSKQKEVGLSQSHDDLSNVTANSTTRKKTGSFSHRLIKRFSFKSKSKPKGSDSTSACEN, encoded by the exons ATGGGGCCGGACCTGGGCTGGGCCGCGCTGGTGCTGCTCTTCGCCGCCTCGCTGCTCACCGTGGCGGCCTGGCTGCTTCAGTACTGGCGGTCCACGGCCCTGCGAGCGCTACGGCGTCGCGGAGCAGCGGTGGAGGAGGCCGGGGCCCGAGCGCTGCTCGCGGCACTTCTCGCCCTCAGGTCCCTACGGGAGCAGTGGCAGCGAGCTTGGGTGCGAGCTCTCAACAGCCAGGCGCGCCGGCACGGG agTTCAGTGCAGATCACGTTTGAACAGGGTCCTCAGTTACCGCAAGCTGCAAATATAAATTGTGTGACATGCAAGGGACAGTCAGACCACAGCATG gtGCTATGCTGCCATCTGTCAGCTGAAGCTGTGAAATTCCCTGTCTCTGTTACTCAGCAGTCCCCAGTTGCTGTTTCTGTGGACACGTATCATGTCActttggctgtgctgcaggctcag GTGGAGATCCTCTTGGAGGAGATACAGAATGAGGGTCTCCTGGTGTCATGGTCGTTCAAAGACAGACCAGACTTGGATGTTTTGGTTCTGCCGCGACTTGAGCTTCCTGAG AAGGATGAAGGGAGAGCGGACCTGTCCACTATAAAGGATCTGATCGAGGATACCATTGTCAGCACGAAGCCAGCCATGATGGTGAATTTGATGGCCTGCACTACTGGAGCCAGTGCG GTACCCAGCAATAAGTTGACTCGAGAGTCCCTATCTGGAGTAGGAGCAGCCCCTCTGGGTTCTAAGCTGTTGCTCCGAAATCTTCGAGTGCTGAACTTGGGCTGCCAGGGGAAGGGAG GCGTTGGGGAGATACGCTGCGTGGCAGAGCTAGACAGCCCCCCGCAGCAGAAGTGGACAAGGCCAATGACAGGTAGCAGTGTCGGTGCTGCAGGAGAGATGGAGTGGAATGACGAGTTCTTTCT GGAGTTGGGACCTAGAAGCAAAGAGCTGAAACTAcaggtgctggggagcagcGATGGAGGGGGAA atgtgctgctggcacatgCCACACTTTTGATAGATTCTTTGGGCAAACAGCCATCTGGGAGACAGGTCTGCTCACTGGCCCCAGGAGCTGGACAGTCACTGACAGCTGAAGCTGCCATTACATTGGAG CTGCTGTTCCAGGAGTCTCCTGCATCTTTGAATGCTCTGCACGCCACATCTCTGCGAACCAGCATTACCCCCACTAAGAAGGTGGAGATGGACCGGACCATCATGCCCGATGGCACCATTGTGACTACTGTCACCACAATTCAGTCCCGGCCCAAGGCAGACTGCAAACTGG ATTCACCATCGAGGTCGCCTTCCAAAGTGGAAGTGACTGAAAAGAAGACAACAGTGCTCTTGGAGACTGGGTGTCCTCACAGCCACTTGCCCAGCAGTAGCC GGGATAGCCATATGCCTAATGGCTTGGATCCGGTGGCCGAGACAGCAATCAGGCAGCTAACTGAGACGAATAACAAGACCACCAAGAAGACACCAACAAAACGTAGTACACTGATCATCTCAGGAGTGTCCAAG GTACCTATTGCTCAAGATGAAATGGCACTTTCTCTGGGTTATGCTTCATCCCTGGAGGCCACAGCGTATGGGGACTCTGAGGCAGAGAGTACAGCTGACCAGATGCACGATTTTACCAAATTGTCGCGGCCACTGGAAGCATTCCCATTGGGACAAAGGGACTGTCAGGAGCTGGATGAGACAACGCGATCAGACATCTCTGAAAGACCGTCTGTGGAAGATGTTGAGTCTGAAACTGGCTCCACGGGAGCCCTTGAGACGAGGAGCTTGAAAGATCACAAAG TTAGCTTTCTTCGGAGCGGTACCAAGCTCATCTTCCGGAGAAGGAGCAAACAGAAGGAAGTGGGCCTGAGCCAGTCACACGATGACTTGTCCAATGTCACTGCCAACTCcaccaccagaaaaaaaactggTAGCTTCTCTCACCGCCTCATCAAACGCTTCTCCTTCAAGTCTAAATCCAAACCCAAAGGTAGTGACAGCACATCAGCTTGTGAGAACTGA
- the C2CD2L gene encoding phospholipid transfer protein C2CD2L isoform X4, producing the protein MGPDLGWAALVLLFAASLLTVAAWLLQYWRSTALRALRRRGAAVEEAGARALLAALLALRSLREQWQRAWSSVQITFEQGPQLPQAANINCVTCKGQSDHSMVLCCHLSAEAVKFPVSVTQQSPVAVSVDTYHVTLAVLQAQVEILLEEIQNEGLLVSWSFKDRPDLDVLVLPRLELPEKDEGRADLSTIKDLIEDTIVSTKPAMMVNLMACTTGASAVPSNKLTRESLSGVGAAPLGSKLLLRNLRVLNLGCQGKGGVGEIRCVAELDSPPQQKWTRPMTGSSVGAAGEMEWNDEFFLELGPRSKELKLQVLGSSDGGGNVLLAHATLLIDSLGKQPSGRQVCSLAPGAGQSLTAEAAITLELLFQESPASLNALHATSLRTSITPTKKVEMDRTIMPDGTIVTTVTTIQSRPKADCKLDSPSRSPSKVEVTEKKTTVLLETGCPHSHLPSSSRDSHMPNGLDPVAETAIRQLTETNNKTTKKTPTKRSTLIISGVSKVPIAQDEMALSLGYASSLEATAYGDSEAESTADQMHDFTKLSRPLEAFPLGQRDCQELDETTRSDISERPSVEDVESETGSTGALETRSLKDHKVSFLRSGTKLIFRRRSKQKEVGLSQSHDDLSNVTANSTTRKKTGSFSHRLIKRFSFKSKSKPKGSDSTSACEN; encoded by the exons ATGGGGCCGGACCTGGGCTGGGCCGCGCTGGTGCTGCTCTTCGCCGCCTCGCTGCTCACCGTGGCGGCCTGGCTGCTTCAGTACTGGCGGTCCACGGCCCTGCGAGCGCTACGGCGTCGCGGAGCAGCGGTGGAGGAGGCCGGGGCCCGAGCGCTGCTCGCGGCACTTCTCGCCCTCAGGTCCCTACGGGAGCAGTGGCAGCGAGCTTGG agTTCAGTGCAGATCACGTTTGAACAGGGTCCTCAGTTACCGCAAGCTGCAAATATAAATTGTGTGACATGCAAGGGACAGTCAGACCACAGCATG gtGCTATGCTGCCATCTGTCAGCTGAAGCTGTGAAATTCCCTGTCTCTGTTACTCAGCAGTCCCCAGTTGCTGTTTCTGTGGACACGTATCATGTCActttggctgtgctgcaggctcag GTGGAGATCCTCTTGGAGGAGATACAGAATGAGGGTCTCCTGGTGTCATGGTCGTTCAAAGACAGACCAGACTTGGATGTTTTGGTTCTGCCGCGACTTGAGCTTCCTGAG AAGGATGAAGGGAGAGCGGACCTGTCCACTATAAAGGATCTGATCGAGGATACCATTGTCAGCACGAAGCCAGCCATGATGGTGAATTTGATGGCCTGCACTACTGGAGCCAGTGCG GTACCCAGCAATAAGTTGACTCGAGAGTCCCTATCTGGAGTAGGAGCAGCCCCTCTGGGTTCTAAGCTGTTGCTCCGAAATCTTCGAGTGCTGAACTTGGGCTGCCAGGGGAAGGGAG GCGTTGGGGAGATACGCTGCGTGGCAGAGCTAGACAGCCCCCCGCAGCAGAAGTGGACAAGGCCAATGACAGGTAGCAGTGTCGGTGCTGCAGGAGAGATGGAGTGGAATGACGAGTTCTTTCT GGAGTTGGGACCTAGAAGCAAAGAGCTGAAACTAcaggtgctggggagcagcGATGGAGGGGGAA atgtgctgctggcacatgCCACACTTTTGATAGATTCTTTGGGCAAACAGCCATCTGGGAGACAGGTCTGCTCACTGGCCCCAGGAGCTGGACAGTCACTGACAGCTGAAGCTGCCATTACATTGGAG CTGCTGTTCCAGGAGTCTCCTGCATCTTTGAATGCTCTGCACGCCACATCTCTGCGAACCAGCATTACCCCCACTAAGAAGGTGGAGATGGACCGGACCATCATGCCCGATGGCACCATTGTGACTACTGTCACCACAATTCAGTCCCGGCCCAAGGCAGACTGCAAACTGG ATTCACCATCGAGGTCGCCTTCCAAAGTGGAAGTGACTGAAAAGAAGACAACAGTGCTCTTGGAGACTGGGTGTCCTCACAGCCACTTGCCCAGCAGTAGCC GGGATAGCCATATGCCTAATGGCTTGGATCCGGTGGCCGAGACAGCAATCAGGCAGCTAACTGAGACGAATAACAAGACCACCAAGAAGACACCAACAAAACGTAGTACACTGATCATCTCAGGAGTGTCCAAG GTACCTATTGCTCAAGATGAAATGGCACTTTCTCTGGGTTATGCTTCATCCCTGGAGGCCACAGCGTATGGGGACTCTGAGGCAGAGAGTACAGCTGACCAGATGCACGATTTTACCAAATTGTCGCGGCCACTGGAAGCATTCCCATTGGGACAAAGGGACTGTCAGGAGCTGGATGAGACAACGCGATCAGACATCTCTGAAAGACCGTCTGTGGAAGATGTTGAGTCTGAAACTGGCTCCACGGGAGCCCTTGAGACGAGGAGCTTGAAAGATCACAAAG TTAGCTTTCTTCGGAGCGGTACCAAGCTCATCTTCCGGAGAAGGAGCAAACAGAAGGAAGTGGGCCTGAGCCAGTCACACGATGACTTGTCCAATGTCACTGCCAACTCcaccaccagaaaaaaaactggTAGCTTCTCTCACCGCCTCATCAAACGCTTCTCCTTCAAGTCTAAATCCAAACCCAAAGGTAGTGACAGCACATCAGCTTGTGAGAACTGA
- the C2CD2L gene encoding phospholipid transfer protein C2CD2L isoform X3, whose protein sequence is MVLLGRKAQRYRRACVARGPGALTLRNHHQPADAVLGCDCREVTKTRVTCPPRREWHNREQTNRKVSGLLSSVQITFEQGPQLPQAANINCVTCKGQSDHSMVLCCHLSAEAVKFPVSVTQQSPVAVSVDTYHVTLAVLQAQVEILLEEIQNEGLLVSWSFKDRPDLDVLVLPRLELPEKDEGRADLSTIKDLIEDTIVSTKPAMMVNLMACTTGASAVPSNKLTRESLSGVGAAPLGSKLLLRNLRVLNLGCQGKGGVGEIRCVAELDSPPQQKWTRPMTGSSVGAAGEMEWNDEFFLELGPRSKELKLQVLGSSDGGGNVLLAHATLLIDSLGKQPSGRQVCSLAPGAGQSLTAEAAITLELLFQESPASLNALHATSLRTSITPTKKVEMDRTIMPDGTIVTTVTTIQSRPKADCKLDSPSRSPSKVEVTEKKTTVLLETGCPHSHLPSSSRDSHMPNGLDPVAETAIRQLTETNNKTTKKTPTKRSTLIISGVSKVPIAQDEMALSLGYASSLEATAYGDSEAESTADQMHDFTKLSRPLEAFPLGQRDCQELDETTRSDISERPSVEDVESETGSTGALETRSLKDHKVSFLRSGTKLIFRRRSKQKEVGLSQSHDDLSNVTANSTTRKKTGSFSHRLIKRFSFKSKSKPKGSDSTSACEN, encoded by the exons ATGGTACTGCTGGGGAGGAAAGCACAGAGGTACAGGCGAGCGTGTGTGGCCAGAGGCCCTGGAGCTCTAACACTGAGGAATCACCACCAACCGGCCGATGCTGTTTTGGGTTGTGACTGTCGGGAAGTGACCAAAACTCGTGTTACTTGCCCTCCACGGCGAGAGTGGCACAACCGAGAGCAGACGAACAGAAAGGTTTCCGGCTTGCTG agTTCAGTGCAGATCACGTTTGAACAGGGTCCTCAGTTACCGCAAGCTGCAAATATAAATTGTGTGACATGCAAGGGACAGTCAGACCACAGCATG gtGCTATGCTGCCATCTGTCAGCTGAAGCTGTGAAATTCCCTGTCTCTGTTACTCAGCAGTCCCCAGTTGCTGTTTCTGTGGACACGTATCATGTCActttggctgtgctgcaggctcag GTGGAGATCCTCTTGGAGGAGATACAGAATGAGGGTCTCCTGGTGTCATGGTCGTTCAAAGACAGACCAGACTTGGATGTTTTGGTTCTGCCGCGACTTGAGCTTCCTGAG AAGGATGAAGGGAGAGCGGACCTGTCCACTATAAAGGATCTGATCGAGGATACCATTGTCAGCACGAAGCCAGCCATGATGGTGAATTTGATGGCCTGCACTACTGGAGCCAGTGCG GTACCCAGCAATAAGTTGACTCGAGAGTCCCTATCTGGAGTAGGAGCAGCCCCTCTGGGTTCTAAGCTGTTGCTCCGAAATCTTCGAGTGCTGAACTTGGGCTGCCAGGGGAAGGGAG GCGTTGGGGAGATACGCTGCGTGGCAGAGCTAGACAGCCCCCCGCAGCAGAAGTGGACAAGGCCAATGACAGGTAGCAGTGTCGGTGCTGCAGGAGAGATGGAGTGGAATGACGAGTTCTTTCT GGAGTTGGGACCTAGAAGCAAAGAGCTGAAACTAcaggtgctggggagcagcGATGGAGGGGGAA atgtgctgctggcacatgCCACACTTTTGATAGATTCTTTGGGCAAACAGCCATCTGGGAGACAGGTCTGCTCACTGGCCCCAGGAGCTGGACAGTCACTGACAGCTGAAGCTGCCATTACATTGGAG CTGCTGTTCCAGGAGTCTCCTGCATCTTTGAATGCTCTGCACGCCACATCTCTGCGAACCAGCATTACCCCCACTAAGAAGGTGGAGATGGACCGGACCATCATGCCCGATGGCACCATTGTGACTACTGTCACCACAATTCAGTCCCGGCCCAAGGCAGACTGCAAACTGG ATTCACCATCGAGGTCGCCTTCCAAAGTGGAAGTGACTGAAAAGAAGACAACAGTGCTCTTGGAGACTGGGTGTCCTCACAGCCACTTGCCCAGCAGTAGCC GGGATAGCCATATGCCTAATGGCTTGGATCCGGTGGCCGAGACAGCAATCAGGCAGCTAACTGAGACGAATAACAAGACCACCAAGAAGACACCAACAAAACGTAGTACACTGATCATCTCAGGAGTGTCCAAG GTACCTATTGCTCAAGATGAAATGGCACTTTCTCTGGGTTATGCTTCATCCCTGGAGGCCACAGCGTATGGGGACTCTGAGGCAGAGAGTACAGCTGACCAGATGCACGATTTTACCAAATTGTCGCGGCCACTGGAAGCATTCCCATTGGGACAAAGGGACTGTCAGGAGCTGGATGAGACAACGCGATCAGACATCTCTGAAAGACCGTCTGTGGAAGATGTTGAGTCTGAAACTGGCTCCACGGGAGCCCTTGAGACGAGGAGCTTGAAAGATCACAAAG TTAGCTTTCTTCGGAGCGGTACCAAGCTCATCTTCCGGAGAAGGAGCAAACAGAAGGAAGTGGGCCTGAGCCAGTCACACGATGACTTGTCCAATGTCACTGCCAACTCcaccaccagaaaaaaaactggTAGCTTCTCTCACCGCCTCATCAAACGCTTCTCCTTCAAGTCTAAATCCAAACCCAAAGGTAGTGACAGCACATCAGCTTGTGAGAACTGA